The following are encoded together in the Streptomyces rapamycinicus NRRL 5491 genome:
- a CDS encoding DUF3883 domain-containing protein, whose protein sequence is MSRHQDSSNDVPAPLHRPSQTASFVMVHVGQKPETRRNLQHGIETRSWGFPRWKPEYRSARPRFAVLATGVGPRVQLDEWSTKKITLYLFEVRENFYEAEAPHWPDEEAENAIKYPVRFGIEPLAVLHEVPLDEDGPLGPAASDAIRISGTQQGIGMLVDMDPQPLLDLAGIPTNWSEQQTVALNQTPGFTTEQVKPPKPSKRRSSGAGFVSDPKKRKAIELHAEDMAVAHYEGEGWTVERLGKPYDLHCTRDGEERRVEVKGTTGAATSVDLTINEVEHARNPQNTVDLFVVSDIKVDMRTGNYTTNGGRVLHLHDWAPADEDLRPRSFEYRLPLS, encoded by the coding sequence TTGTCGAGGCATCAGGACAGCAGCAACGACGTTCCTGCCCCCCTCCACCGTCCGTCGCAGACGGCCTCCTTCGTGATGGTCCACGTCGGCCAAAAGCCCGAAACTAGGCGCAACCTGCAGCACGGGATCGAAACCCGGTCCTGGGGGTTTCCTCGGTGGAAGCCCGAGTACCGGTCCGCGCGGCCACGCTTCGCCGTGCTGGCCACGGGAGTGGGGCCGCGGGTACAGCTCGACGAGTGGAGCACCAAGAAAATCACTCTGTACCTCTTCGAGGTGCGTGAGAACTTCTACGAGGCAGAAGCTCCTCACTGGCCGGACGAGGAAGCCGAGAACGCCATCAAGTACCCGGTGCGCTTCGGTATCGAGCCATTGGCCGTACTCCACGAAGTCCCACTCGACGAGGACGGGCCGCTTGGACCGGCCGCCAGCGACGCCATACGTATTTCAGGGACTCAGCAAGGCATAGGCATGCTCGTCGACATGGATCCGCAGCCATTGCTCGATCTGGCCGGGATCCCGACGAACTGGTCCGAACAGCAGACGGTGGCCCTGAACCAAACCCCCGGCTTCACTACGGAGCAGGTGAAGCCGCCCAAGCCATCGAAGCGACGCTCCAGCGGAGCGGGCTTTGTCTCCGACCCCAAGAAGCGCAAGGCCATCGAACTGCACGCGGAGGACATGGCAGTCGCTCACTACGAGGGGGAAGGCTGGACAGTCGAACGCCTCGGCAAGCCGTACGACCTCCACTGCACTCGTGATGGAGAAGAGCGCCGCGTTGAAGTGAAGGGGACAACGGGTGCGGCCACGAGCGTCGACCTGACGATCAACGAGGTCGAGCACGCCCGGAACCCGCAGAACACCGTGGACTTGTTTGTGGTCAGCGACATCAAGGTGGACATGCGGACCGGCAACTACACGACGAATGGCGGCAGGGTGTTGCACCTCCACGACTGGGCGCCGGCTGACGAGGACCTGAGGCCGCGGAGCTTCGAGTACCGACTGCCACTCAGCTGA
- a CDS encoding 7-cyano-7-deazaguanine synthase: MTEAHARIYWLSRPGAEAPPPRWQPLDDAVYWERPSRGPDRRPLLAPAPDWAVDLQRVARAVFAADRYVRRAQVFDRWTRRITVSVPVTEPERWSRALPALTAVLGTMTGDLWEVVFRALDGKTVREGPFTFGSDEYAHDVALFSGGLDSLGWAAQRAGLPSSHPLLLVTFGERNFEAVQDHVYEAVRGLRRRPLRRIAQSQTVRKPHGSGIKLELTTRARGLLYAATAVHAAAAEHVPVVHLPENGQLALNPPLSAARAGACSTRSVHPWTLHHLNRVIAEVAEPGSAVRVENPFATLTKGEVCSVARDAGLPRKVLEATLSCGTPPARRPAGPELAHCGLCFPCLVRRSGLLHTFGHDRTPYAADPWDRALPASRTTHWRALRRWLDTDWSTLDLVADAPLPPDTQIAPLLEVVERGREELRALIAWADTTASRKAS; the protein is encoded by the coding sequence ATGACCGAAGCGCACGCGCGTATCTACTGGCTCTCCCGTCCGGGCGCCGAAGCGCCGCCACCGCGCTGGCAGCCCCTCGACGATGCTGTGTACTGGGAACGCCCGTCGCGCGGGCCGGACCGACGACCATTGTTGGCTCCCGCCCCGGACTGGGCGGTTGATCTCCAGCGGGTGGCGCGCGCCGTCTTCGCAGCGGACCGGTACGTCAGGCGCGCCCAAGTCTTCGACCGCTGGACCCGTCGCATCACCGTCTCCGTGCCGGTCACCGAGCCTGAGCGGTGGAGCCGTGCACTGCCTGCTCTAACCGCCGTTCTGGGGACCATGACGGGCGACCTGTGGGAGGTCGTCTTCCGGGCCTTGGACGGGAAGACGGTCCGGGAAGGGCCCTTCACCTTCGGCTCCGATGAGTACGCGCACGACGTCGCTCTGTTCTCCGGCGGTCTCGACTCCCTCGGTTGGGCAGCCCAGCGCGCCGGCCTGCCCTCTTCCCACCCCCTGCTCCTCGTCACCTTCGGGGAACGGAACTTCGAGGCTGTCCAGGACCATGTATACGAGGCTGTGCGCGGTCTGCGACGACGCCCATTACGCCGCATCGCCCAGAGCCAGACTGTGCGCAAACCACACGGCAGCGGCATCAAGTTGGAACTGACCACCCGCGCACGCGGTCTGCTGTACGCGGCGACCGCGGTGCACGCGGCCGCGGCGGAGCACGTTCCCGTCGTCCACCTGCCGGAGAACGGACAACTGGCCCTCAACCCACCGCTGTCCGCTGCCCGAGCCGGAGCCTGCTCAACCCGCTCGGTGCATCCGTGGACACTTCACCACCTCAACCGAGTGATCGCAGAGGTCGCGGAGCCCGGGTCCGCGGTACGCGTCGAGAACCCCTTCGCCACACTCACCAAAGGCGAAGTCTGCTCGGTAGCGCGTGACGCGGGTCTGCCGCGGAAGGTTTTGGAGGCCACCCTGAGCTGTGGCACGCCCCCGGCCCGACGGCCCGCTGGGCCCGAACTCGCCCACTGCGGCCTCTGCTTCCCGTGTTTGGTCCGCCGCTCGGGTCTGCTGCACACGTTCGGCCACGACCGCACGCCGTACGCGGCCGATCCCTGGGACCGTGCCCTACCCGCATCTCGTACCACCCACTGGCGGGCCCTGCGGCGATGGCTGGACACCGACTGGAGCACGCTCGATCTTGTGGCCGACGCCCCGCTGCCGCCGGATACGCAGATCGCCCCGCTCCTGGAGGTGGTCGAGCGGGGCAGGGAGGAGCTACGGGCGCTGATCGCGTGGGCGGACACGACGGCGTCGCGGAAGGCCTCGTGA
- a CDS encoding DUF72 domain-containing protein codes for MGKIPVGTCSWTDRALVSSGWYPPGLRDAEGRLCHYAAHFPVVEVDATYYSLPSARNGTLWTERTPDGFRFDVKAFSLLTAHPTTPNALPTDLRDALPGRRGGRPRPSDIDPGLLDEVWQRFSGALEPLKKAGRLGTLLFQFPPWFTPGDAQSKEFLAQCAQRTAGWPVTVEFRHPAWWQEDERAKTEAALRDWGMSAVAVDMTQNLPAFIPPVTPVTSPHLAVVRFHGRNDAWGTGTKEERFRHTYATEELTEWVPRLHAMADQADEVHALFNNCCADAAVRAAESMRRLLDAPTTETTGR; via the coding sequence ATGGGCAAGATTCCGGTCGGCACCTGTTCATGGACGGACCGCGCTCTGGTGTCCAGCGGCTGGTACCCACCGGGGCTGCGCGACGCGGAGGGAAGACTGTGCCACTACGCCGCCCACTTCCCGGTGGTGGAGGTCGATGCCACCTACTACTCCCTGCCCAGCGCCCGCAACGGCACCCTGTGGACGGAGCGCACTCCGGACGGATTCCGCTTCGACGTCAAGGCGTTCTCCCTCCTCACCGCCCACCCGACGACTCCGAACGCCCTGCCGACCGATCTGCGCGACGCACTGCCCGGACGAAGGGGCGGCCGCCCGAGGCCCTCGGACATCGATCCGGGGTTGCTCGACGAGGTATGGCAGCGTTTCAGCGGAGCGCTGGAACCCCTGAAGAAGGCAGGACGGCTCGGCACCCTGCTCTTCCAATTCCCGCCCTGGTTCACCCCCGGCGACGCACAGTCAAAGGAGTTCCTCGCCCAATGCGCGCAGCGCACGGCGGGCTGGCCCGTCACCGTGGAATTCCGGCACCCGGCCTGGTGGCAGGAGGACGAGCGGGCCAAGACCGAGGCGGCGCTGAGGGACTGGGGCATGTCCGCCGTGGCCGTAGACATGACCCAGAACCTGCCCGCCTTCATACCCCCGGTCACCCCAGTCACCTCACCCCACCTAGCGGTGGTCCGCTTCCACGGCCGCAACGACGCCTGGGGCACGGGCACCAAGGAGGAGCGGTTTCGCCACACCTATGCCACGGAGGAACTGACGGAGTGGGTCCCCCGCCTCCACGCAATGGCCGACCAGGCCGACGAGGTCCACGCCCTGTTCAACAACTGCTGCGCCGACGCGGCCGTCCGCGCGGCGGAGTCGATGCGCCGCCTGCTCGATGCACCCACGACGGAGACGACAGGACGGTGA
- a CDS encoding beta family protein, giving the protein MVEPSYVPVLPTRRSAWDAYASLEPDVRRRVAPLWTVVPRVGPERTRGACPETDPDTDSPELGRWFTTRMDNLIRAMDGLPGWVDPVHIERHVEASAIGLWHVATRSELRLVTGPERAPTLQRYAADLAFLSGRGIGIRVLLDAARDEPSSTDLLTLIARLCLPPAQLDLILDVGMVTDAVEATKLALVGVDVLGALVPWPTVVLTAGAFPRDREHLEVRPTRVAERHDWQIHQTVRAARQELPGPLLYGDYSVEHAHSANISARPYGPPYGLLRYTAPYDFLIARAPLRGPDRADRVRAMARRTVTYDAFRGIEDTTSSDGERWLHTCAHGDGSAGSGNAEKWIQVGHLQHMNYVARQLPHRK; this is encoded by the coding sequence ATGGTCGAGCCGAGCTATGTACCCGTACTGCCGACGCGCCGGAGCGCATGGGACGCCTACGCGAGCCTGGAGCCGGATGTACGACGACGCGTCGCGCCGCTGTGGACGGTCGTCCCCCGCGTCGGGCCGGAACGCACCAGAGGGGCGTGCCCCGAGACGGACCCGGACACCGACTCGCCGGAACTGGGCCGCTGGTTCACCACACGCATGGACAACCTCATCCGGGCGATGGACGGGCTCCCCGGCTGGGTGGACCCCGTCCATATCGAGCGGCACGTCGAGGCGTCCGCCATCGGGTTGTGGCACGTGGCGACCAGAAGCGAGCTACGCCTGGTCACCGGCCCGGAACGAGCCCCGACCCTCCAGCGCTACGCCGCCGATCTGGCCTTCCTCAGCGGACGAGGCATCGGCATACGCGTATTGCTGGACGCCGCGCGAGACGAACCGAGCTCCACCGACCTGCTGACCCTGATCGCCCGGCTCTGCCTCCCTCCGGCCCAGCTCGACCTCATTCTGGACGTCGGCATGGTCACGGATGCCGTCGAAGCGACCAAACTCGCCCTTGTCGGTGTCGACGTCCTCGGTGCCCTGGTTCCCTGGCCCACGGTCGTCCTCACCGCGGGGGCCTTCCCCCGCGACCGGGAGCACCTGGAGGTGCGACCGACGCGCGTCGCGGAACGCCACGACTGGCAGATCCACCAAACGGTCCGCGCCGCCCGCCAGGAACTCCCGGGCCCGTTGCTCTACGGCGACTACTCCGTGGAACACGCGCACAGCGCGAACATCTCCGCCCGCCCCTACGGCCCGCCTTATGGTCTGCTTCGCTACACCGCACCGTACGACTTCCTCATCGCCCGGGCGCCCCTCAGGGGCCCCGACCGTGCCGACCGTGTTCGTGCCATGGCTCGGCGCACAGTCACGTACGACGCCTTCCGCGGCATTGAGGACACCACCTCCAGCGACGGTGAACGCTGGCTGCACACCTGCGCCCACGGCGACGGGTCGGCCGGCTCGGGCAACGCCGAGAAGTGGATCCAGGTGGGCCATCTCCAGCACATGAACTACGTGGCACGGCAGTTGCCCCATAGGAAGTAA
- a CDS encoding DUF6879 family protein, with amino-acid sequence MLSVDLPRLDTSLGERLSRDAYRADFQRRMQAVEGRDSWKLERQQHFQEPENNSWKAFSQGDWRGALELIEKRRDELMTFMGEATKRNFSLYRVRVVEEPLTPYLQWELNMLRLRAECGERIRVAGPEQIRGFEEDGPLPELVSLGGLTLYKVIYDSRGMSDGALRFVDPDVLSPWEDFIKGLFDAGEEMASYFEREVAPLPPPAPAE; translated from the coding sequence ATGCTTAGCGTTGATCTTCCCAGGCTGGATACCTCACTGGGTGAGCGGCTGTCACGGGACGCCTACAGAGCCGACTTCCAGCGGCGCATGCAGGCCGTCGAGGGACGTGACTCCTGGAAGCTGGAGAGGCAACAGCATTTTCAGGAGCCCGAAAACAATAGCTGGAAGGCGTTCTCCCAGGGTGACTGGCGCGGCGCCCTGGAACTGATCGAGAAACGGCGCGATGAGCTCATGACGTTCATGGGCGAGGCGACGAAGCGAAACTTCAGCCTCTATCGGGTGCGGGTCGTGGAGGAACCTCTCACTCCGTATCTCCAGTGGGAGCTGAACATGTTGCGGCTGCGGGCGGAGTGCGGTGAGCGGATCAGAGTGGCCGGGCCTGAGCAGATCAGAGGGTTCGAGGAAGACGGGCCGCTTCCGGAGCTCGTTTCGCTGGGTGGGCTGACGTTGTACAAGGTCATCTACGACAGCCGGGGGATGAGCGACGGAGCGCTGCGATTCGTTGATCCGGATGTACTGAGCCCATGGGAGGATTTCATCAAGGGGCTTTTTGACGCCGGGGAAGAGATGGCGTCCTACTTCGAACGCGAGGTGGCCCCTTTGCCGCCCCCGGCACCCGCGGAGTAG
- a CDS encoding ATP-binding protein yields MERLNAILTGDGGEPLVVSICVIAGTAGAGKTSLALRWAHQAQSHFPDGQLYVNLRGYDPGAPVTAPEVLHRFLLALGVSAAAVPADPEASAALYRSLLAGRRMLIVLDNAASVSQVRPLLPGTAGCLVLVTSRSRLSGLAVRDGAHRLTLGTLAEPEAVALLRTVTAGYRPEDDAEKLAELARLCARLPLALRIAAERAASRPLMGLDELIRDLRDESALWEALTVGDDEESDAVRTVFAWSYRALTAEAARFFRLLGLHPGPEFGVSAVAALAGVGHSRAQHLLDVLVGAHLLTQTGPDRFEFHDLLRAYAIDQAQHEEPAEAREAARLRALAWYLHAADAARTRVSPAEPPVQLEAPPDGVTPPAFADYDEAVRWYELEHGNLLAAARAAADAGLDATAWQLPALLRPLHARFNAFEEWFAMGHIGLSAARRVGDRAGEARLLESLGMACRQSYRPAEAARYHEGALAVHRELGDRLGEALSLNALGLVHVRTRQLEAAKQSFTQALAIFRGLGAAEWEPTLLANLATVDYEAGRLDEASEVLHEALTTLRDRGDKGGEGNALRILSAVRRDSGDIRDALETAGRAVEIARRHRNHAWEGYWLLDLGLAELADGRPEDALVSYQRAAVLHRQLGDRSREARAWNTAGEAYGRLGRFDEAAAFHRRAAAAHRELDDHWQLALALDGLATALRGSGVNGAEEDARRHWEEASRMLAAYDDARAVELRGRIDDALRTSQP; encoded by the coding sequence TTGGAGCGGCTCAACGCGATTCTGACCGGAGACGGCGGGGAGCCGCTCGTCGTCTCCATTTGTGTGATCGCGGGGACGGCGGGGGCCGGTAAGACCTCGCTGGCGCTGCGCTGGGCGCATCAGGCCCAATCGCACTTTCCCGACGGGCAGTTGTATGTGAATCTGCGCGGCTATGACCCGGGGGCGCCCGTCACCGCTCCCGAGGTGCTGCACCGTTTTCTGCTGGCGCTCGGGGTGTCGGCGGCGGCGGTTCCGGCCGATCCGGAGGCCAGTGCGGCGCTGTACCGTTCGTTGCTGGCCGGGCGGCGGATGCTGATCGTGCTCGACAACGCCGCCTCCGTGAGCCAGGTGCGTCCGCTGCTGCCGGGCACGGCGGGGTGTCTGGTGCTCGTCACCAGCCGCAGCCGGCTGTCGGGGCTGGCCGTTCGGGACGGGGCGCATCGGCTGACGCTGGGCACGCTGGCCGAGCCGGAGGCCGTAGCCCTGCTGCGTACCGTGACCGCCGGCTATCGACCCGAGGATGACGCGGAGAAACTGGCCGAACTGGCGCGCCTGTGTGCCCGGCTGCCGCTGGCATTGCGCATCGCCGCCGAACGGGCCGCCAGCAGACCCCTGATGGGCCTTGACGAGTTGATCAGAGACCTCCGCGACGAATCCGCCCTCTGGGAGGCTCTGACCGTGGGAGACGACGAGGAATCGGACGCGGTGCGCACGGTGTTCGCCTGGTCCTACCGGGCGCTGACCGCCGAAGCCGCGCGTTTCTTCAGGCTGCTCGGGCTGCATCCGGGGCCCGAGTTCGGGGTCTCGGCGGTCGCCGCCCTCGCCGGGGTCGGGCACAGCCGGGCGCAGCACTTGCTCGACGTCCTGGTCGGAGCGCATCTGCTGACGCAGACCGGCCCCGACCGCTTCGAGTTCCACGATCTGCTGCGCGCCTACGCCATCGACCAGGCACAGCACGAGGAGCCCGCCGAGGCCCGCGAGGCCGCCCGGCTCCGGGCACTGGCCTGGTACCTCCACGCCGCCGATGCCGCGCGCACCCGCGTCAGCCCGGCCGAGCCGCCGGTCCAGCTCGAGGCGCCGCCCGACGGTGTCACACCGCCGGCCTTCGCGGACTACGACGAGGCGGTGCGGTGGTACGAACTGGAGCACGGCAATCTCCTGGCCGCCGCACGCGCCGCCGCCGATGCCGGTCTCGACGCGACCGCCTGGCAGCTGCCCGCTCTGCTGCGCCCTCTGCACGCGCGCTTCAACGCGTTCGAGGAGTGGTTCGCCATGGGGCACATCGGGCTGAGTGCCGCTAGGCGGGTGGGTGACCGCGCCGGGGAGGCGAGGCTTCTGGAGAGCCTGGGCATGGCCTGCCGCCAGTCGTACCGTCCGGCGGAGGCGGCGCGGTACCACGAGGGCGCCCTGGCCGTACACCGTGAGCTGGGTGACCGGCTGGGAGAGGCGCTGTCGCTGAACGCACTCGGGCTGGTCCATGTGCGGACGCGGCAGTTGGAGGCGGCGAAGCAGAGTTTCACACAGGCGCTGGCCATCTTCCGCGGACTCGGAGCGGCCGAGTGGGAGCCCACGCTGCTCGCCAATCTCGCCACGGTGGACTACGAGGCGGGGCGGCTCGACGAAGCCTCGGAGGTCCTTCACGAGGCGCTGACGACGCTGCGCGATCGGGGCGACAAGGGCGGTGAGGGCAACGCCCTGCGGATTCTGAGCGCTGTACGGCGCGACAGTGGCGACATACGGGACGCCCTGGAAACCGCCGGGAGAGCCGTCGAGATCGCCCGTCGGCATCGCAATCACGCCTGGGAGGGGTACTGGCTGCTGGACCTCGGTCTGGCCGAGCTGGCCGACGGCCGCCCCGAGGACGCCCTGGTCTCGTATCAACGAGCGGCGGTGCTCCATCGGCAGCTCGGGGACCGGTCGCGAGAAGCGCGCGCCTGGAACACCGCGGGTGAGGCGTACGGCCGACTGGGCCGGTTCGATGAGGCGGCCGCGTTCCACCGACGGGCGGCCGCGGCGCATCGCGAGCTCGACGACCACTGGCAGTTGGCGCTCGCGCTCGACGGTCTGGCGACTGCGCTGCGCGGGTCCGGGGTGAACGGCGCGGAGGAAGATGCGCGACGGCATTGGGAGGAGGCGTCGCGCATGTTGGCCGCGTACGACGACGCGCGGGCGGTCGAGCTGCGGGGCCGGATCGACGATGCCTTGCGGACGTCCCAGCCTTGA
- a CDS encoding DUF427 domain-containing protein produces MTTPASHPKTTGTSGGHRVDVERGAQHVTVTIDGRVVAESTRPLLVHETGLPVRYYLPPEDVDLTLFEPTDTHTICPFKGEAAYWTYRGQAGEGAEPRPDVVWAYPQPIEKVSEIKDHLSFYDEVAKIDVAE; encoded by the coding sequence ATGACCACCCCCGCTTCCCACCCCAAGACCACCGGCACCAGCGGCGGACACCGCGTGGACGTGGAGCGCGGCGCGCAGCACGTCACGGTCACGATCGACGGCCGCGTAGTCGCCGAGTCGACCCGCCCCCTGCTCGTCCACGAGACCGGTCTCCCGGTCCGCTACTACCTCCCCCCGGAGGACGTGGACCTGACCCTCTTCGAGCCGACCGACACCCACACCATCTGCCCCTTCAAGGGCGAGGCCGCGTACTGGACCTACCGCGGCCAGGCAGGCGAGGGCGCGGAGCCGCGGCCGGACGTGGTGTGGGCGTACCCGCAGCCGATCGAGAAGGTGTCGGAGATCAAGGACCACCTGTCGTTCTACGACGAGGTGGCAAAGATCGACGTAGCAGAGTAG
- a CDS encoding MarR family winged helix-turn-helix transcriptional regulator: MDRRLERLERELMLVARCSVLTPRERKGQATDPQAPTTQPDTGPSPRTESCTSIRLDRSGYLLLSRLDAEGAMTIGQLADAFQLDVSTVNRQTGALLRAGLAERIPDPEGGLARKLRVTPQGADRMAAERTCRQTDLSRLLEKWTPEDVARFEDVLTRFNREVERQEGRAWPRETDEAARTAE; this comes from the coding sequence CTGGATCGTCGGCTGGAGCGGCTGGAGCGCGAGCTGATGCTGGTGGCCAGGTGCTCAGTCCTGACCCCCCGGGAACGAAAGGGCCAGGCGACGGACCCCCAGGCCCCCACGACACAGCCGGACACCGGCCCCTCGCCTCGCACCGAATCGTGCACCTCCATCCGCCTGGACCGCTCCGGCTACCTGCTCCTCTCCCGCCTGGACGCCGAGGGCGCGATGACCATCGGCCAGCTGGCCGACGCGTTCCAACTGGACGTCTCGACCGTCAACCGCCAGACCGGCGCGCTGCTCCGGGCAGGCCTCGCCGAACGCATCCCGGACCCGGAGGGCGGCCTGGCCCGCAAGCTCCGCGTCACCCCGCAGGGAGCCGACCGCATGGCGGCGGAACGGACGTGCAGGCAGACCGACCTGTCCCGGCTCCTGGAGAAGTGGACCCCGGAGGACGTGGCCCGCTTCGAGGACGTCCTGACCCGCTTCAACCGCGAGGTGGAACGCCAGGAGGGCCGGGCCTGGCCACGGGAGACCGACGAGGCGGCCCGCACCGCGGAATGA
- a CDS encoding MFS transporter, which translates to MPQSAPPRVAENLSAAPSGTPLPREVGGGFVAVLAFCGIAVSVMQTLVVPLVTELPQLLHTTSSNASWVVTATLLAGAVSTPVMGRLGDMFGKRRMLMVALALMVIGSLTCAVTSDLVVMVIGRAIQGGAMGAIPLGISVMRDELPPHKLGSAMALMSSSLGIGGALGLPAAAFVAQHTNWHALFYGAAGLGVISIALVLAVVPESSVRTPSRFDAIGALGLTAGLVCLLLPITKGGDWGWTSGTTLGLFGTSVVILLLWGVFELRTAEPLVDLRTTARRQVLLTNLTSIMVGFSFYAMSLILPQLLQLPEATGYGLGQSMVMAGLYFAPMGVAMMLVSPLSARINASSGPKVSLVLGLLVIGATYGAGLVMIDHIWQIVVLSTALGVGIGIAYSAMPTLIVSAVPAAETGAANGLNTLMRSIGMSTSSAVVGVILAHQTIDFGGVALPSKDGFKVSFLVACAASVGGLLIALCLPGRRRAGRVAGSGPLATSGPVADSAPSAPVVDSAPVVGSAPVVDSVPVAVAEPVGAVTGDAGVVDDLPVLTGSVIHGRVLGPGDTPLADAAITLIDTGGRQLGRTVTGRDGRYHLPAPDAASVVLIGSAAGHQPQAATLLVSDLPVVCDLRLSGGGGLTGSVRAVGGEPLAGATVTATGPEGEVTGSVTADEKGEFALPELAPGAYTLTVAAAGYRPYATQVELTAGEPVRVDAELPPAARVRGTVRDRGGLPLGDARVSLLDASGDVVGQVITGADGSFGFEALTGDHYTVVASGYAPATRQITVGGAAGTERRDVDFLLGHGDDGEE; encoded by the coding sequence ATGCCCCAGTCAGCCCCACCTCGCGTCGCGGAAAACCTGAGCGCCGCGCCGTCCGGCACGCCGCTCCCGCGGGAGGTCGGCGGCGGCTTCGTGGCGGTGCTCGCGTTCTGCGGCATCGCCGTGTCCGTCATGCAGACACTGGTCGTTCCGCTGGTCACCGAGCTGCCCCAGCTGCTGCACACCACCAGCTCCAACGCGTCCTGGGTGGTCACCGCCACCCTGCTCGCCGGTGCCGTCTCCACGCCCGTCATGGGGCGGCTCGGGGACATGTTCGGCAAGCGCCGGATGCTGATGGTCGCGCTGGCGCTGATGGTCATCGGCTCGCTGACCTGCGCCGTCACCTCCGATCTGGTAGTGATGGTGATCGGCCGGGCCATCCAGGGCGGGGCCATGGGCGCCATTCCGCTCGGCATCAGCGTCATGCGGGACGAGCTTCCGCCGCACAAGCTGGGCTCGGCGATGGCCCTGATGAGCTCGTCGCTCGGCATCGGCGGCGCGCTGGGGCTGCCCGCCGCCGCGTTCGTGGCGCAGCACACCAACTGGCATGCGCTCTTCTACGGGGCCGCGGGGCTGGGCGTGATATCCATCGCCCTCGTACTCGCCGTCGTCCCGGAGTCCTCCGTCCGCACCCCCAGCCGCTTCGACGCCATCGGCGCGCTCGGGCTGACGGCCGGTCTCGTCTGCCTGCTGCTGCCCATCACCAAGGGCGGTGACTGGGGGTGGACGAGCGGCACCACGCTCGGGCTGTTCGGCACTTCCGTCGTGATCCTGCTGCTCTGGGGCGTCTTCGAGCTGCGTACCGCCGAGCCGCTGGTCGATCTGCGGACCACGGCGCGGCGCCAGGTGCTGCTGACCAACCTCACCTCGATCATGGTCGGCTTCTCGTTCTACGCGATGTCGCTGATCCTTCCGCAGCTGCTGCAGCTGCCGGAGGCCACCGGGTACGGCCTGGGCCAGTCCATGGTCATGGCCGGGCTCTACTTCGCCCCCATGGGCGTCGCGATGATGCTGGTCTCCCCGCTGTCCGCGCGGATCAACGCCTCGAGCGGGCCGAAGGTCTCGCTGGTCCTCGGGCTGCTCGTCATCGGCGCGACGTACGGTGCGGGGCTCGTCATGATCGACCACATCTGGCAGATCGTGGTGCTGTCCACCGCGCTCGGCGTCGGTATCGGCATCGCGTACTCGGCGATGCCCACCCTGATCGTCAGCGCCGTCCCCGCCGCTGAGACGGGTGCGGCGAACGGGCTCAACACGCTCATGCGGTCGATCGGCATGTCCACCTCCAGCGCGGTGGTGGGCGTGATCCTGGCGCACCAGACCATCGACTTCGGTGGGGTGGCGCTGCCGAGCAAGGACGGGTTCAAGGTCTCGTTCCTGGTGGCGTGCGCCGCCTCGGTCGGCGGTCTGCTGATCGCCCTCTGCCTGCCCGGGCGGCGGCGCGCGGGGCGGGTGGCGGGCTCGGGTCCCCTGGCCACTTCGGGTCCGGTGGCTGATTCCGCCCCTTCCGCCCCTGTGGTTGATTCGGCTCCAGTGGTTGGTTCCGCGCCTGTGGTCGATTCCGTTCCGGTTGCCGTCGCGGAGCCGGTCGGCGCGGTCACCGGAGACGCCGGGGTCGTCGACGACCTCCCCGTCCTCACCGGCAGCGTCATCCACGGCCGTGTCCTCGGCCCCGGCGACACCCCGCTCGCCGACGCCGCCATCACCCTCATCGACACGGGCGGCCGCCAGCTCGGCCGTACGGTCACCGGCCGCGACGGCCGGTACCACCTGCCCGCCCCCGACGCCGCGAGCGTCGTCCTCATCGGCTCGGCCGCCGGGCATCAGCCGCAGGCCGCCACGCTGCTGGTATCGGACCTGCCGGTCGTCTGCGATCTGCGGCTGTCCGGCGGGGGCGGGCTGACCGGGTCCGTACGGGCCGTCGGCGGCGAGCCGCTGGCCGGTGCGACCGTCACCGCCACCGGGCCCGAGGGCGAGGTCACGGGGTCGGTGACCGCCGACGAGAAGGGCGAGTTCGCGCTGCCGGAACTGGCCCCGGGGGCGTACACGCTGACCGTGGCCGCCGCCGGGTACCGGCCGTACGCCACCCAGGTGGAGCTCACCGCCGGTGAACCGGTGCGCGTGGACGCCGAGCTGCCGCCCGCGGCCCGGGTCCGGGGCACCGTACGGGACCGGGGCGGCCTACCGCTCGGGGACGCGCGGGTCTCGCTGCTGGACGCCTCCGGGGACGTGGTCGGCCAGGTCATCACCGGTGCGGACGGGTCCTTCGGTTTCGAGGCGCTCACCGGCGACCACTACACGGTGGTGGCCAGCGGCTACGCCCCGGCGACCCGCCAGATCACGGTCGGCGGCGCGGCGGGCACCGAACGGCGGGATGTGGACTTCCTGCTGGGCCACGGCGACGACGGCGAGGAGTGA